GTGGTCGCGGTGAACGCGGCGGCAAAGCTCGCGCCCTGAAGCACGCGCACCGCGAAGAGCGCCGGGCCGATGGCATCCACCCAGAGGTAGCAAATCGACGCGACCGTCATGCCGATGGTGCCGAGCATCAGGAACCGCCGCCGGCCCACCCGGTCGATCATGACGGCGACCACGGGCAACGCCAGCAAGGTGGCCATTCCTCCCACGCCCATCACCACACCGACGGTCGCCTCGGTTCCCCCCAGCGCCTTCACGTACAGCGGCAGCAGAAAAAACGAGGCGAAGTTGAGGAAGAAGAAAAAGTTGACGACGGTGACACGGGCGAACGGCCCGGAGAACAACGCGGCCGTCTGGGCGCGTGGGGAAGTGCGAAAGCGGGCGAGCACGTTGCGTGCTGCTTACATCCTGTGCGCCGACATGTCCTCGTAGCAGGCCCGCTGCTCCGGGCTCATCTCGGCCAGGTGTTGCTTGGCGACGTCGGGCGGGACGGCTTCGAGTGCGCCATCGGGGCGTTGCACGACGACGCCGCTCTTGGTCAGCAGCTTGTAGC
The DNA window shown above is from Candidatus Binatia bacterium and carries:
- a CDS encoding MFS transporter, with amino-acid sequence MLARFRTSPRAQTAALFSGPFARVTVVNFFFFLNFASFFLLPLYVKALGGTEATVGVVMGVGGMATLLALPVVAVMIDRVGRRRFLMLGTIGMTVASICYLWVDAIGPALFAVRVLQGASFAAAFTATTVFAATFAPQDRRAQALGVFGLSVLLTHAIAPAAGEEIIRRLGFHALFAVTIGW